A window of the Haloterrigena turkmenica DSM 5511 genome harbors these coding sequences:
- a CDS encoding PadR family transcriptional regulator, producing the protein MYDLTAFQRDLLYAIAGQDEPHGLAIKEELEDYYEKEIHHGRLYPNLDTIVDKGLVKKGEADRRTNFYTITDRGRREIEARRDWEDQYVSDLLSESE; encoded by the coding sequence ATGTACGATTTAACAGCCTTCCAGCGCGACCTGCTGTATGCGATCGCCGGCCAAGACGAACCGCACGGCCTCGCGATCAAGGAGGAGCTCGAAGATTACTACGAGAAAGAGATCCATCACGGCCGACTCTACCCAAATCTGGATACGATCGTCGATAAAGGTCTTGTCAAAAAAGGGGAAGCTGATCGCCGGACGAATTTCTATACGATTACTGATCGTGGTCGTCGCGAGATCGAAGCGCGTCGTGACTGGGAAGACCAGTACGTTAGCGATCTGCTATCAGAGTCAGAATAA
- a CDS encoding DUF7344 domain-containing protein, whose protein sequence is MKPDTQNPQKAELDHEDLTPTELFGILSAERRQHALIYLAQKPAAIYLGDLAEYIALKEGEPTRERYERISVDLHHCHLPHLCGAGLVDYDAETELLELDVDRSLITPYLQLTEYTA, encoded by the coding sequence ATGAAACCCGATACCCAGAACCCTCAGAAAGCAGAGCTTGACCACGAAGACCTGACGCCAACGGAACTGTTCGGTATCCTTTCAGCAGAACGCCGCCAACACGCGCTCATCTATCTTGCTCAGAAGCCAGCAGCAATCTACCTCGGTGATCTTGCGGAATACATCGCACTCAAAGAGGGGGAACCGACGCGCGAACGATACGAACGGATCAGTGTCGATCTTCATCACTGCCACCTTCCACACCTGTGTGGTGCCGGTCTTGTTGATTATGATGCTGAGACCGAGCTGTTGGAATTAGACGTCGATCGCAGTCTTATCACCCCATACTTACAACTCACCGAATATACGGCTTAG
- a CDS encoding winged helix-turn-helix domain-containing protein produces the protein MRLRQPTDFLILEELEDKGRNVATNLAAHTGKSRKNINTRLPVLEDYGLVQKIGPAERSGLYEITSEGKAALLYQDQYDQVDNFEELIEGPDTVTGDNDDNPQTSFARGGDETEDT, from the coding sequence ATGAGGCTTCGTCAACCAACTGACTTTCTTATCCTTGAGGAACTCGAAGACAAAGGTCGAAACGTTGCGACGAATTTAGCCGCTCATACGGGGAAGAGTCGCAAGAACATCAACACACGATTGCCGGTGCTTGAAGACTACGGCCTCGTTCAGAAGATCGGTCCGGCCGAGCGATCCGGATTGTATGAAATCACGTCCGAGGGGAAGGCAGCCCTCCTCTACCAGGATCAGTACGACCAGGTAGACAACTTCGAGGAACTCATTGAGGGGCCCGACACCGTCACCGGCGACAATGACGACAATCCTCAAACGAGTTTCGCTCGCGGTGGGGACGAGACCGAAGACACCTGA
- a CDS encoding DUF7504 family protein, producing the protein MDYETPYYLTFDDEGLPSVQVIQAIASIVGAGHGELSPLQSVIDPDALNQMAHTEGEWSLSFEYEGFHVSVHSDGQILLRDPESVHTRLGNVSNVLLLAPEGDDNELCTDLQFTHPPDRENILTVTVDQAADETVNEWHAEGLEMRAQRKIVSLGDFARSAGTQSVTLPGPIEADLIADDQDLDTLHERIASSLSAWQSNPHLTTLCFRSIDELLTKTDLDSTFSFLYSLTKLVHDSETVAHYHLDPLACDDDVINILTPLFDAIVSEDGDRTVSTGA; encoded by the coding sequence ATGGACTATGAGACGCCATATTATCTCACGTTTGATGATGAGGGTTTGCCAAGCGTCCAGGTGATACAGGCAATCGCATCTATTGTCGGAGCGGGACATGGAGAACTCTCACCGCTGCAGTCCGTGATCGACCCGGACGCATTGAATCAGATGGCCCATACCGAGGGAGAGTGGTCTCTTTCGTTCGAATATGAGGGATTCCATGTGAGTGTCCATAGCGACGGACAGATTTTACTCAGAGATCCAGAGTCAGTCCATACGAGACTGGGAAATGTATCAAATGTGCTACTATTAGCACCAGAGGGGGATGACAACGAGTTGTGTACTGATCTTCAGTTCACCCATCCACCAGATCGGGAAAACATCCTCACCGTGACCGTCGATCAAGCTGCAGATGAGACAGTAAACGAGTGGCATGCGGAGGGACTCGAAATGCGGGCTCAACGGAAGATCGTCAGCCTTGGTGACTTTGCCCGATCGGCAGGCACACAATCGGTCACGCTTCCTGGGCCAATTGAAGCGGACCTAATCGCTGATGACCAAGACCTTGATACACTCCATGAGCGAATTGCATCATCTCTTTCGGCGTGGCAGTCCAATCCGCATCTGACGACGCTTTGCTTCAGGTCAATTGATGAACTCCTTACCAAAACGGATCTAGATTCCACGTTTAGCTTTCTCTATTCACTCACGAAGTTGGTCCATGATTCAGAGACGGTCGCTCACTACCATCTTGATCCATTAGCCTGTGATGACGATGTCATAAACATTCTCACACCGCTTTTTGATGCGATCGTTTCCGAGGATGGTGACCGTACTGTATCGACCGGCGCTTAG
- a CDS encoding homing endonuclease associated repeat-containing protein: protein MVLAELHHLHDHLERVPTSTDFEEHGEISIGVYQDRFGSYPRALEVAGFDPVFVDAQEKARYLREYEELVDPEEHSL, encoded by the coding sequence ATCGTACTCGCCGAGCTCCACCATCTTCACGATCACCTCGAGCGCGTCCCTACCAGCACTGACTTCGAAGAGCACGGCGAGATCTCGATCGGTGTCTATCAGGACCGGTTTGGTTCGTATCCACGGGCCCTCGAGGTTGCTGGCTTCGACCCAGTGTTCGTCGACGCTCAGGAGAAGGCGCGGTACCTGCGGGAGTACGAGGAACTGGTCGATCCGGAAGAGCACTCACTGTAG
- a CDS encoding TrmB family transcriptional regulator, producing MSSEVAAANALEELGLTEYEARCFVALTRISQGTAKDISQVADVPRSRVYDTVDRLHRRGLVDIQQSEPREFRAIAKEQAFEKLRQDYNASIDAADEALDQVESAKSQEKKGVWAIADAGHVADRVIDLIDNANDHIHFIIADEEMLEQSALDQLAAASERGVTILVEAPSDLVQDRFQQAVPDAHIVVQESLQESRKVVNKWPGQLVMADHQSILMSGVEENRLPGVNDETAMWSHGRDHGFAAWMPELLEDRVDESESSD from the coding sequence ATGTCAAGCGAGGTTGCCGCTGCCAATGCTCTAGAGGAGTTGGGACTAACCGAATACGAAGCACGGTGTTTTGTCGCACTCACCCGTATCTCACAGGGGACCGCGAAAGACATCAGCCAAGTTGCCGATGTCCCTCGATCGCGGGTTTACGACACAGTTGACCGACTCCATAGAAGGGGATTGGTAGATATACAGCAGTCTGAGCCCCGAGAGTTTCGCGCAATCGCAAAAGAACAAGCATTTGAGAAATTACGTCAGGACTACAACGCTAGTATTGATGCTGCCGATGAGGCGTTAGACCAGGTTGAGTCGGCCAAGTCACAGGAAAAGAAGGGTGTCTGGGCAATTGCGGATGCCGGACATGTAGCCGACAGAGTCATAGATCTCATTGACAATGCAAATGATCACATCCATTTCATCATTGCCGATGAGGAAATGCTTGAACAGTCTGCTCTTGATCAGTTGGCGGCAGCCAGCGAACGCGGAGTCACAATCCTTGTGGAAGCACCATCAGACCTAGTACAAGACCGATTTCAACAGGCTGTTCCAGACGCCCACATCGTTGTCCAAGAGAGCTTACAAGAATCAAGAAAGGTCGTGAACAAATGGCCAGGACAGTTGGTGATGGCAGACCATCAATCAATCCTGATGAGCGGAGTTGAAGAGAATAGACTGCCAGGGGTTAACGACGAGACTGCCATGTGGAGCCATGGACGCGACCACGGTTTTGCCGCGTGGATGCCGGAGTTACTAGAAGACCGGGTAGATGAGAGTGAGAGTTCTGACTGA